ATTGATGTGCCTAATTGTGCATTGATCTATGCCAATGGGGCGAATAATGTGACGATAAAAGGAAAGGGTGTCATCGATGGGCAAGGTCGGGAGGTCGCCTATAACCTGCTGGCACAGATTCAAAGCGGTGTGCTGAAAGACCCGCTGGATTATGATCGCCCACGAAATAGAAGACCAAAAGCGATTTATATGCGGTCTTGTGAAAATGTGCGGATCCATGGTATTACGATCCGAAACTCGGCCGACTGGGTACAGGTTTATGATCAATGTGTCAATACGGTTGTTGACAGCATTACAGTTGACAGCAAAGCGTTTTGGAATAATGACGGTATCGATATCGTAGACTGCCGTAACTTTAAGTTGTTGAATTCATTTATCGATGCATCGGATGATGCCATCTGCCTAAAATCTCACGACGCTGCAAAGATCTGTGAAGACGTAGAAATCCGAAACTGTACAGCACGCTCTAGTGCTAATGGAATCAAATTTGGAACTGTATCTGCTGGGGGCTATAAGAATATCAGGATTATTAATAACAAGGTATATGACACCTTTCGTTCGGCACTGACAATTGCCACGCCCGATGGAGGACTTGTGCAAGATATTATTGTGGACAGTCTATTTGCATTTAATACCGGAAATCCCTTTTACCTGCGTATTGGCGCTCGTTGGAATAAGGGAAGAACAGGGGCTATCAATAATATTTTGATTCAGAATGTAAAGGTGGAAGTTGCAAAGGGTAAACCGGATAGCGGTTACCCTTATGAGGGGCCTATTG
The window above is part of the Sphingobacterium sp. ML3W genome. Proteins encoded here:
- a CDS encoding glycosyl hydrolase family 28 protein; translation: MKINIIMVMIFLCGGMLTLNAKEYNASLFGIKSNGTTLNTTSIQRAIDFIHEQGGGTLRFYVGRYLTGTLVMKENVHIQLEEGAILVGSTNIYDYNIDVPNCALIYANGANNVTIKGKGVIDGQGREVAYNLLAQIQSGVLKDPLDYDRPRNRRPKAIYMRSCENVRIHGITIRNSADWVQVYDQCVNTVVDSITVDSKAFWNNDGIDIVDCRNFKLLNSFIDASDDAICLKSHDAAKICEDVEIRNCTARSSANGIKFGTVSAGGYKNIRIINNKVYDTFRSALTIATPDGGLVQDIIVDSLFAFNTGNPFYLRIGARWNKGRTGAINNILIQNVKVEVAKGKPDSGYPYEGPIEDNPRNTSPSSIVGLKDAPIRNVTFRNIEITYPGGANPNYAYRGTSKAELDSIPEMAAAYPEFSQFKELPAWGFYVRHAENIHFDRVVLKLKDKEYRPMLVFDDVKGYSLSQVKQSGAKGKKELVAVDSKKIKPRADSIIR